From the Leptospira biflexa serovar Patoc strain 'Patoc 1 (Paris)' genome, one window contains:
- a CDS encoding adenylate/guanylate cyclase domain-containing protein, producing MKKFFHLIVMLILLVPVLTCGGVNRNKPIAEKGKIDLSSWDFLRDGNINLDGEWEFYWKETLSGIQIETELGKEPKFIYQVVPSNWKGVDWFGETLSGYGYATYKLKVIFPENTPTLAFHNLDLSSAYRLYINGKLVVEQGSFGINPEYFEPSYKSILVDLEPVSGETEIVYEISNFHYSKGGFWESMEIGERRKLYDKVNRSYQITSFLAGSIFLWALYHLGLFLMRRQDKASLFIALFSLLIVMRLLTIGERNILDILPSLPMDALIRLEFATIYIATIVFAYFYRLVFPNTVGQKTMYVLYILITPFLSSLFLPVSVFTAQIHYFQIFLILVCVRITIAIIMAYRSDTVGAGLSLIGFSFVFGTVVHDILYQNNVINTMNITPFGFLGFILFQGYILSYGFTRAYLSIEKLKESLEISNKELNILKVGLEDIVVERTQELEISKANIERLNEFAKTLNTSLELDSILNKAFDYLKEEVFCDSMILLLVDSENGKLQYHTSVVSSTSALQLENKFRGMNFPLDTSAGLFYHVYKRNRPFRFAKVWESRLNESNQKFIQQIGNHPGMIIPLSSQGKVIAMLAIFSEQKGVSFSKAQLQLVENTAENIATAVTNSILVEEMNREKFIADNARLQMEEAKNEVVKLNEFTKKINSESSLSQIIDEMFDYILKSFEIEATLIQLIDTKKKELYTYKTTIPTYATEEQLHFAKSFRVPLNERGGIIYKTYLRKKALFVPKPPKKYDSELDEQIFSKLSLSSFIAVPLVVQNEVIGIAYFTSYQKPMDVSREVLRRISGFCDQIAGAIQNSLLLQLTEEERKRSEKAKAEIQKMNEFAKTINSQNNLENILAEIFGFIRKNYKIENCVLYFLDKEFNELRYLNHSGFDLLNDENVNFFKTLRFPLKEESGFVYKCYKRKRHFYMKHVPKSMPYEIDKQITEKSGMKGFLISPLVNNDEVVAMAMYGINDESIHFSSEEVDSIVGVSEHIASAINNHFLMKKIEEEKQRSDSLLLNILPKNVAEELQKKGRVNPVEFENVTLLMTSFPGFSQITGLLTPEELIEGLDLYFSRFDEIIKTKGMEKLRMTGDMYLAAGGLPVGNFTHAVDACLAALQIKNEVNRMMEDFKDIPFKPNGITIAIHSGPVVAGVIGKSKFNYDVWGKTVTQTQAIRRGGVGVSINISQETMEKVKRLFHIDNQRMVNTYEGEQFPIYELLTLKSDLADDSGFLPNDKFERLYTQQKRGAKILIK from the coding sequence ATGAAGAAATTTTTCCATTTGATTGTCATGTTGATCCTACTTGTCCCAGTTTTAACATGCGGAGGAGTCAATCGAAACAAACCAATCGCTGAAAAAGGAAAAATTGACTTATCTTCTTGGGATTTCCTCCGTGATGGGAACATCAATTTAGATGGCGAATGGGAATTCTATTGGAAAGAGACTCTAAGTGGCATCCAAATTGAAACAGAACTAGGAAAAGAACCCAAATTCATTTACCAAGTTGTCCCTTCCAATTGGAAAGGTGTGGATTGGTTTGGAGAAACTTTAAGTGGATATGGTTATGCGACATATAAACTAAAGGTGATTTTTCCTGAAAATACGCCAACGTTAGCCTTTCATAATTTGGATTTATCATCTGCGTATAGATTATACATCAATGGCAAATTGGTGGTGGAACAAGGTAGTTTTGGGATCAATCCAGAATATTTTGAACCTTCTTACAAATCGATATTGGTCGATTTAGAACCTGTCTCAGGTGAGACAGAAATCGTATATGAAATCTCAAATTTCCATTATTCCAAAGGCGGATTTTGGGAAAGTATGGAGATAGGCGAAAGACGGAAGTTATACGACAAAGTCAATCGTAGTTACCAAATCACTTCCTTTTTAGCTGGGAGTATTTTCCTATGGGCACTTTACCACCTTGGTTTGTTCCTAATGCGAAGGCAAGACAAGGCAAGTTTATTCATTGCACTTTTTAGCTTACTCATTGTTATGCGGCTCTTAACCATCGGTGAGAGGAATATTTTAGATATCCTACCATCCCTTCCAATGGATGCCCTCATCCGACTTGAATTTGCAACAATTTATATTGCAACGATTGTCTTTGCTTATTTTTATCGATTGGTATTCCCAAACACTGTTGGACAAAAAACGATGTATGTATTGTACATCTTAATCACTCCTTTTTTAAGTTCATTATTTTTACCAGTCTCTGTCTTCACCGCGCAAATCCACTATTTCCAAATTTTTCTCATTTTGGTCTGTGTAAGGATTACCATCGCCATCATCATGGCCTACCGATCCGATACTGTTGGAGCCGGCTTATCTCTGATTGGATTCAGTTTTGTTTTTGGAACAGTTGTTCATGATATTTTATACCAAAACAATGTCATCAATACAATGAATATCACGCCATTTGGCTTTTTGGGTTTTATATTATTCCAAGGATACATTCTATCTTACGGATTCACAAGGGCATATTTATCAATTGAAAAACTCAAAGAAAGTTTAGAAATCTCAAACAAAGAACTTAATATTCTAAAAGTTGGCTTAGAGGACATAGTTGTCGAAAGGACACAGGAATTAGAAATCTCAAAAGCAAATATTGAAAGACTCAATGAGTTTGCAAAAACACTCAATACATCACTTGAGTTAGACAGCATCCTCAACAAAGCATTCGACTATTTAAAAGAAGAAGTCTTCTGTGATTCCATGATCTTGTTGTTAGTTGATTCCGAAAACGGGAAACTCCAATACCATACGTCTGTTGTGTCCTCAACTTCTGCATTACAATTAGAAAATAAATTCCGTGGTATGAACTTTCCATTAGATACCAGCGCTGGCTTATTTTACCATGTTTACAAACGGAATCGACCATTCCGTTTCGCAAAGGTATGGGAATCTCGATTGAATGAGTCCAACCAAAAATTCATCCAACAGATCGGCAATCATCCAGGTATGATCATTCCACTGAGCTCACAGGGGAAAGTCATTGCCATGTTAGCGATTTTTAGCGAACAAAAAGGAGTCAGTTTTTCCAAAGCACAATTACAGTTGGTTGAAAATACTGCAGAAAATATCGCCACTGCTGTTACCAATTCCATTCTTGTGGAAGAAATGAATCGTGAAAAGTTCATTGCAGATAACGCACGTTTGCAAATGGAAGAAGCAAAAAATGAAGTTGTCAAACTCAATGAATTCACTAAAAAAATCAATTCGGAATCAAGTTTATCCCAAATCATTGATGAGATGTTTGATTACATACTCAAAAGTTTTGAAATCGAAGCTACACTCATCCAATTGATAGACACAAAAAAGAAAGAACTTTATACATATAAAACGACCATTCCAACGTATGCCACCGAAGAACAATTACATTTTGCAAAATCGTTTCGAGTTCCGTTGAATGAAAGGGGCGGCATCATCTACAAAACTTATTTACGAAAAAAGGCACTTTTTGTTCCCAAACCTCCCAAAAAATACGATTCAGAGTTAGACGAACAAATATTTTCAAAACTAAGTTTATCTTCCTTTATTGCAGTCCCACTTGTCGTGCAGAACGAAGTGATTGGTATCGCGTATTTCACTTCTTACCAAAAACCGATGGATGTGAGTCGAGAAGTACTCAGACGTATTTCTGGATTTTGTGATCAAATAGCGGGCGCGATTCAAAATTCGTTATTACTCCAATTGACGGAAGAAGAACGAAAAAGATCAGAAAAAGCAAAAGCTGAAATTCAAAAGATGAATGAGTTTGCAAAAACAATCAACTCACAAAACAATTTAGAAAATATCCTCGCTGAAATTTTTGGATTCATTCGCAAAAACTACAAAATTGAGAACTGTGTCTTATATTTTTTAGACAAAGAATTCAATGAATTACGATATTTGAATCACTCTGGCTTTGATTTGTTAAATGATGAGAATGTAAATTTCTTCAAAACCTTACGTTTCCCATTAAAAGAAGAAAGTGGATTTGTGTATAAATGTTACAAAAGAAAAAGACATTTTTATATGAAACATGTTCCAAAATCAATGCCTTATGAGATCGACAAACAAATCACCGAAAAATCAGGCATGAAAGGATTTTTAATCTCTCCACTCGTCAATAACGATGAAGTGGTAGCGATGGCAATGTATGGAATCAATGATGAATCAATTCATTTTTCCAGTGAAGAAGTAGATTCCATCGTGGGTGTATCTGAGCACATTGCGAGTGCGATCAACAATCACTTTTTAATGAAAAAAATCGAAGAGGAAAAACAAAGATCCGATTCACTTTTACTCAATATCTTACCAAAAAACGTCGCGGAAGAATTACAAAAGAAAGGAAGAGTCAATCCTGTAGAATTCGAAAATGTGACATTGCTCATGACAAGTTTTCCAGGTTTTTCTCAAATCACAGGATTACTCACACCAGAAGAATTAATCGAAGGACTCGATTTATACTTTTCTAGATTTGATGAAATCATCAAAACAAAGGGAATGGAAAAGTTAAGGATGACAGGTGATATGTATTTGGCAGCTGGTGGGTTACCTGTTGGAAATTTCACACATGCAGTGGATGCTTGCCTTGCCGCCTTACAAATCAAAAACGAAGTCAATCGGATGATGGAAGATTTTAAAGACATCCCTTTTAAACCAAATGGAATTACCATTGCCATTCACTCAGGTCCAGTGGTCGCTGGTGTGATAGGAAAATCAAAATTCAATTACGATGTTTGGGGCAAAACCGTTACACAAACACAAGCTATCCGAAGGGGTGGAGTTGGTGTCTCCATCAACATCTCACAAGAAACGATGGAAAAAGTGAAACGTTTATTCCATATCGATAACCAAAGGATGGTAAACACTTATGAAGGCGAACAATTCCCCATTTATGAGTTGTTAACTTTAAAATCAGATTTGGCTGATGATTCTGGTTTTTTGCCAAATGATAAATTCGAAAGATTGTATACACAACAAAAACGTGGAGCAAAAATTCTAATCAAATGA
- a CDS encoding SPL family radical SAM protein has product MFKSFSHIYIEEGIWDHFRTKEIVSKFPNAIKIPIRHYKDSFNRNSQNFRIQKLSPKLILAEKKDQYLYPGSDFSPNFSHPHFYYNTLALNCIYDCEYCYLQGMFPSANLVLFVNWEDFFSETKQFLEKNGSLYLALSYDTDLLALESFFKATESWIQFANDKPNLTMEIRTKSTNFQSISHLTPNPNIVLAWTISPQNVIDSIEHGTPSLQARIKTIQKAIQAGWKVRICIDPILRVPDWKTHYQSLAETLGKELNPEGISELSVGGFRMNIDFLKQIVDIRKDSSILFHAFEKKDKIVSYSNEETKEILEVMTTALQKHFLSSQIKVSYS; this is encoded by the coding sequence ATGTTTAAATCTTTTTCTCATATCTATATTGAAGAAGGGATTTGGGATCATTTTCGGACAAAAGAAATTGTATCAAAATTTCCGAATGCGATCAAAATTCCCATCCGCCATTACAAAGATAGTTTTAACCGGAACTCACAAAATTTCAGAATCCAAAAACTATCACCGAAACTGATCTTAGCAGAAAAAAAAGACCAATATTTATACCCTGGAAGTGATTTCTCTCCGAACTTCTCACACCCACATTTTTATTATAATACACTTGCTCTCAATTGTATTTACGATTGCGAATACTGTTACTTACAAGGGATGTTTCCTTCTGCAAATCTTGTTTTATTTGTGAATTGGGAAGATTTTTTTAGCGAAACCAAACAATTTTTGGAGAAGAATGGATCGTTGTATTTAGCCTTGTCGTATGACACGGATTTGTTGGCACTTGAATCTTTTTTCAAAGCAACAGAAAGTTGGATTCAATTTGCAAACGATAAACCAAATTTGACCATGGAAATTCGAACCAAATCGACTAATTTCCAATCCATCTCTCACCTAACTCCCAATCCGAATATAGTCCTCGCATGGACGATTAGCCCTCAGAATGTGATCGATTCCATTGAACACGGAACTCCTTCTTTACAAGCTCGCATCAAAACCATTCAAAAAGCCATCCAAGCGGGATGGAAAGTAAGGATTTGTATCGATCCCATCCTCCGGGTCCCTGATTGGAAAACCCATTACCAGTCGTTAGCCGAAACATTAGGGAAAGAACTAAACCCAGAAGGGATTAGTGAATTGAGTGTGGGTGGATTTCGAATGAACATAGATTTTTTGAAACAAATCGTCGATATACGAAAGGACTCTTCGATTTTATTTCATGCTTTTGAAAAAAAAGATAAAATAGTTTCCTATTCAAATGAAGAAACAAAAGAAATTTTAGAGGTGATGACCACCGCTTTACAAAAACACTTTTTATCATCGCAAATAAAAGTGAGTTATTCTTAA
- a CDS encoding phosphorylase produces MPSLFFAVLSEAKPWIQKTKAKPVPHSGKFRIYQNESMYIVIAGTGKVAMALAVSEFAHRFTRDERNQMKIWNVGIAGSANPNWDVGEYFWIHKISDHASKKDYYLERIVSSQFTRETNLTTFDRPIAKIKNENHFLVLNDEDLKTISLVDMEGSGFFEAASLYFPLENLAIGKVISDHLEGSFCQQETVETLMEKVMPNLYEEWIQPIPWITDDGFDRKLWPNILSQISDLRLTETMKHDLKRSLRFFHLRYPNSQIPFPNMEIIPTLKSKTDLKRFIDDWKKNLHV; encoded by the coding sequence ATGCCATCATTGTTTTTTGCTGTTCTTTCTGAAGCAAAACCTTGGATCCAAAAAACAAAAGCAAAACCAGTCCCTCATTCTGGTAAATTTCGAATTTATCAGAATGAATCAATGTACATCGTCATCGCAGGAACTGGGAAAGTGGCAATGGCCCTTGCCGTGTCTGAGTTTGCACATCGGTTCACAAGAGATGAAAGAAACCAAATGAAAATTTGGAATGTAGGCATTGCAGGATCCGCAAATCCGAATTGGGACGTAGGTGAATATTTCTGGATCCATAAAATCTCTGACCATGCATCTAAAAAAGACTATTATCTCGAAAGGATTGTATCTTCGCAGTTCACAAGAGAAACCAACTTAACTACTTTTGATCGACCTATTGCCAAGATTAAAAATGAAAATCATTTTTTGGTATTAAACGATGAAGACTTAAAGACAATATCCCTTGTTGATATGGAAGGTTCCGGTTTTTTCGAAGCTGCTTCACTTTACTTTCCGTTAGAAAACCTGGCGATTGGAAAAGTCATTTCAGACCATCTGGAAGGTTCCTTTTGCCAACAAGAAACCGTGGAAACCCTCATGGAGAAAGTGATGCCTAATTTGTATGAAGAATGGATACAACCAATTCCTTGGATCACTGACGATGGATTCGATCGCAAACTCTGGCCCAATATTCTTTCGCAAATTTCAGATCTTCGCCTAACAGAAACCATGAAACATGATTTAAAAAGATCTTTACGTTTTTTCCATTTACGATATCCAAATTCTCAAATCCCATTCCCAAACATGGAAATCATTCCCACACTCAAATCTAAAACCGATCTAAAACGTTTCATCGATGATTGGAAAAAAAATCTCCATGTTTAA
- a CDS encoding glutathione peroxidase produces the protein MQRKVLFAIFLFVSFSLIAGGKKMTFHDLKTITIQGKEISLGEYKGHPVLVVNVASKCGYTPQYEGLEKLHLAYKDKGLKVVGFPSNDFGGQEPGTEAQIAEFCKLNFGVSFDLMKKTKVLGNDKDPVYQFLTENAKEKGDVKWNFEKFLIDKNGNIVNRFPSSTKPESVELKQAIESIL, from the coding sequence GTGCAAAGAAAAGTTTTGTTTGCTATTTTTCTATTTGTCAGTTTTAGTCTGATTGCTGGAGGAAAAAAAATGACTTTCCATGATTTAAAAACCATCACCATCCAAGGAAAAGAAATTTCGCTCGGAGAATACAAAGGCCACCCAGTGCTTGTGGTCAATGTTGCATCTAAATGTGGTTATACGCCACAATATGAAGGATTGGAAAAACTCCACTTAGCATACAAAGACAAAGGTTTGAAAGTCGTTGGTTTTCCATCCAATGATTTCGGTGGCCAAGAGCCAGGAACGGAAGCCCAAATTGCAGAATTTTGTAAGCTCAATTTTGGTGTTAGTTTTGATCTAATGAAAAAAACCAAAGTGCTTGGAAATGACAAGGATCCAGTTTACCAATTTCTTACAGAGAACGCAAAAGAAAAAGGGGATGTAAAATGGAACTTTGAAAAGTTTCTCATCGATAAAAATGGAAATATAGTGAACCGATTCCCTTCTTCTACCAAACCAGAAAGTGTCGAACTCAAACAAGCCATTGAAAGCATCTTATAA
- a CDS encoding ChaN family lipoprotein, whose amino-acid sequence MKASYKRILFFLVVTFSVYGLFGQESPNNVQIVRTKTPEIVSLEEILKEVSQHDVLVLGEEHDNTVLHRFYEDLVRQLQTRQTFSISLEMLEKDQQFVVDEYLNGTISESQFLSSIVHWKNFKTDYLPIVNLSKEKKSRVIAANPPRRYVNLISKKGLSAYKDLSKEAQSLLPQAYTLEKYLTKEYKQRLTELFGGTEHNSAHQINIEFMALGQATWDQGMAEAISSEIYKTGQKVVHLNGRFHSDRNGGVVTRLREMGHSVLVLSGFQKGRESAEDFVKIADFVILTNDR is encoded by the coding sequence TTGAAAGCATCTTATAAGAGAATTCTTTTCTTTTTAGTTGTAACATTTTCTGTTTACGGATTGTTTGGACAAGAAAGTCCAAACAATGTGCAAATTGTACGGACAAAAACTCCTGAGATCGTATCATTGGAAGAGATCTTAAAAGAAGTGAGTCAACATGATGTACTTGTGTTAGGCGAGGAACATGACAATACTGTCTTACATCGATTTTATGAAGATTTGGTTCGGCAACTTCAAACACGGCAAACATTCAGTATATCTTTGGAAATGTTGGAAAAAGACCAACAATTTGTCGTTGATGAATACTTAAACGGAACCATTTCCGAATCACAATTTTTGTCGTCCATTGTCCATTGGAAAAATTTCAAAACAGATTATTTGCCAATTGTGAATCTTTCAAAAGAAAAAAAATCTAGAGTCATTGCTGCCAATCCTCCCAGAAGGTATGTGAACCTTATCTCCAAAAAAGGACTTTCTGCGTATAAAGATTTATCGAAAGAAGCGCAAAGTTTACTACCACAAGCATACACACTTGAAAAATACCTAACCAAAGAATACAAACAAAGGTTAACCGAACTTTTTGGAGGGACAGAACATAACTCTGCTCACCAAATCAATATTGAGTTTATGGCCCTCGGGCAAGCCACCTGGGACCAAGGAATGGCAGAAGCAATTTCTTCCGAAATTTACAAAACGGGTCAAAAAGTAGTGCATTTGAACGGACGGTTTCATTCGGATCGAAATGGGGGAGTGGTGACTAGGTTACGGGAAATGGGCCATTCGGTCCTTGTTCTCTCTGGATTTCAAAAAGGAAGGGAATCGGCCGAAGATTTTGTGAAAATCGCTGATTTTGTAATTTTAACAAATGACCGATAA
- a CDS encoding transglycosylase domain-containing protein has protein sequence MSAPSLKYLCPHCQKASRLPEPTPKEGKFQLTCAHCSEKVVLQFIDYRFEIVQVLPSAIDESKQSYQSFKIPVPGISAQSKENFPSRSPSKPFFEKKIIWEKESKKPNPKPFAFSKRIPVLKKDPSKFSYWKVGFTITSITLFLFIVSFSYFVAGVLVTKKEVPLYLESLSKNIPTKILDRNGQVVSEIFQKRTSTLHLQDYPEDMISILLNIEDQKFFFHGGIDYSAILRAFFKNIVNLSYKQGASTITQQLARIILDDRRKSLNRKWREAQLAFALESVLTKEQILETYMNHVYLGHGAFGFGEGIKFYFQKNPMELSKEEMVLLASLPSAPNKYSPLKNPEDSYTRVRAILNMFRNRGIYPNLDRDKLIGLYHNLSTRSPNETVFGSRHDIAPYVTEHVRSVLSSLEGEKNIYESGGYTVETTLDRNAQEVIGPIVREYLAKNKRSGKIQKRRIRLKPESPLDLAFRQKMEEVSLLNEFVWNPDQLESDKDQSIVQAAIVGIQPNTGQVLFLHGGDEFNSQNQFNRATQMRRQTGSSIKAVLYASAIDSGSIHAGMKILDAPLYYRGGGGKEWAPENLGGSFDGEISLRTALVKSKNTAAVQVAERLGSAGIEKYFTKFFFPNDAEKKNRYRGDLSLALGTLEISPLEMASAFTSFVNQGNVKRPYLIQRIKNAKGNVLYEVGASDEFKLKLPEERQVIRPDTAEVMVSLLRDSGRASGVRNGGYTGDLIGKTGTTNDYKDAWFVGARPDLSLAVWVGYDNPKFGMGPSGLGGAVAAPLWGEILATIDKKSILPKIQFSLPVYAKAYKICTLTGKQASPTCPSTQELYLSDYPPEGPCNDDHKSTSSDHKDLMKGLY, from the coding sequence ATGTCGGCACCGTCTCTTAAATACCTTTGTCCTCACTGCCAGAAAGCATCTCGTTTGCCAGAACCAACTCCGAAAGAAGGAAAATTCCAGCTAACGTGTGCTCACTGTTCCGAGAAGGTAGTTTTACAGTTTATTGACTATCGATTTGAGATTGTCCAAGTTTTGCCGAGTGCCATCGATGAATCCAAACAATCCTACCAAAGTTTTAAGATTCCAGTTCCAGGCATTTCCGCACAATCGAAAGAGAATTTTCCTTCCCGTTCCCCTTCCAAACCTTTCTTTGAAAAAAAAATAATCTGGGAAAAAGAATCGAAGAAACCAAATCCAAAACCGTTTGCTTTTTCGAAACGGATTCCTGTTTTGAAAAAAGATCCCAGTAAATTTTCCTATTGGAAAGTTGGGTTTACCATCACCTCGATCACTTTGTTTTTATTCATTGTTAGTTTTTCCTATTTTGTTGCGGGTGTCCTTGTTACCAAAAAGGAAGTTCCTCTCTATTTGGAATCTTTGTCAAAAAATATTCCCACAAAAATCTTGGATCGAAATGGACAGGTAGTGAGTGAGATTTTCCAAAAACGTACTTCCACCTTACATTTGCAAGACTATCCAGAAGATATGATCTCCATTTTGCTTAATATTGAAGATCAAAAGTTTTTTTTCCATGGTGGGATTGATTATTCTGCCATACTACGAGCCTTTTTTAAAAACATTGTGAATTTGAGTTACAAACAAGGTGCGTCGACCATCACCCAACAGTTAGCAAGGATTATCTTGGATGACCGTCGCAAAAGTTTGAATCGAAAATGGAGGGAAGCACAACTTGCCTTTGCTCTTGAATCCGTTTTAACCAAAGAACAAATCCTTGAGACCTATATGAACCATGTGTATTTGGGCCATGGTGCCTTTGGATTTGGAGAAGGGATCAAGTTTTATTTTCAGAAAAATCCTATGGAGTTATCCAAAGAAGAAATGGTGTTACTCGCTTCTTTGCCATCCGCTCCTAACAAGTATTCACCGTTAAAAAACCCTGAGGATTCATATACTCGTGTTCGTGCCATATTAAATATGTTTCGTAACCGTGGGATTTATCCGAATTTGGATCGGGATAAGTTGATTGGTTTGTATCACAATTTATCGACACGTTCTCCAAATGAAACTGTCTTCGGTTCAAGGCATGACATCGCACCATATGTAACAGAACATGTTCGCTCGGTACTTTCATCACTCGAAGGGGAAAAAAATATTTATGAAAGTGGTGGGTATACAGTGGAAACCACTTTGGATCGAAATGCCCAAGAAGTAATCGGTCCAATCGTCAGGGAATATTTAGCCAAAAACAAACGTTCTGGCAAAATCCAAAAACGACGGATTCGATTAAAACCAGAGTCACCATTGGATCTTGCCTTTCGCCAAAAGATGGAAGAAGTTTCTCTTCTTAATGAATTTGTTTGGAATCCAGACCAATTGGAATCAGATAAAGACCAAAGTATCGTCCAGGCGGCCATTGTGGGGATTCAACCTAACACTGGACAGGTGCTGTTTTTGCATGGTGGGGATGAATTTAATTCACAAAACCAGTTCAATCGTGCCACTCAGATGCGTAGGCAGACAGGAAGCTCCATTAAAGCTGTGTTATATGCTTCCGCAATTGATTCAGGGTCCATCCATGCTGGTATGAAAATCCTAGATGCTCCTTTGTATTACCGTGGAGGTGGGGGAAAGGAATGGGCTCCGGAGAATTTAGGTGGGAGTTTTGATGGAGAGATCTCTCTACGCACTGCCCTTGTGAAATCTAAAAACACAGCAGCCGTACAAGTCGCAGAGCGACTTGGGAGTGCGGGCATTGAAAAGTATTTTACGAAGTTCTTTTTTCCAAATGATGCTGAGAAAAAAAATCGATACCGTGGTGACCTTTCCTTGGCATTGGGAACACTTGAAATTTCACCACTGGAAATGGCTTCTGCCTTCACTAGTTTTGTGAACCAGGGGAATGTCAAACGACCATACCTCATCCAAAGGATTAAAAATGCCAAAGGAAATGTATTGTATGAAGTTGGTGCCAGTGATGAGTTCAAATTAAAATTACCAGAAGAACGCCAAGTGATTCGGCCTGACACGGCTGAAGTGATGGTGTCATTACTTCGAGATAGTGGAAGGGCGAGTGGTGTACGGAACGGCGGTTATACGGGAGATCTCATCGGTAAAACAGGTACCACCAATGATTATAAAGATGCATGGTTTGTGGGTGCACGGCCAGATCTATCGCTTGCCGTTTGGGTGGGGTATGATAACCCAAAATTTGGAATGGGACCGAGTGGACTCGGCGGAGCGGTCGCGGCTCCTCTTTGGGGAGAGATCCTAGCGACCATCGACAAAAAAAGTATCCTTCCCAAAATCCAATTTAGTTTGCCTGTCTATGCCAAAGCATATAAAATTTGTACCTTAACAGGCAAACAGGCTTCCCCCACATGTCCGAGTACTCAAGAATTGTATTTATCCGATTATCCACCAGAAGGTCCTTGTAATGATGATCATAAATCGACATCCTCAGATCACAAAGATTTAATGAAGGGTTT